Below is a window of Campylobacter canadensis DNA.
GCAAATAATAATGCAAAAATTGTAGCTTCAAATATTAATGCAGAAAATAATGCAAAAATTACTGCAGAAAATGTAAATATTGCAAATGCAAACAATACAAGCTCTAGCAAAGAAAGCCTTAGCAGTATGCAAGTTTTAGGCTACAAGCAAAGCCACACAAATACTGAAGAAAGCTTAGTTGCTAGCTCAAATATTAAAGCAGGTAATCTTGAAATTAATGCAAATGATAACTTTAGTTTAAAAGGTTCAAATATTGACGCTAAAGAAAGTAGTATTAATGCAAATAGCGCTGATTTTATTGCAGCAAGCAATTCTTATAAACAAACAAAAGATTACATAGGAATTGGAGTTTTTGCTAATGCTGGTTTAGAATTAGCACAAAAAGGCGTAAATGCTTCTTATAGCTTTAATAAAGATGTAAATCAAAGTGGGCTAACTACAGCAGCAAATAGTATAACAAGTTCAAACTTGTATTCAAATACCTTTGCAAATGTTGATGTAGGTTTAGAATTTGCAAACACAAAATCAAGTGAAGAGAAAAATTATTACACCCACAATAAGTTAAATGTTGATAATTTAAATATTAATGCTAAAAATAATCTTGATATAGGCTCAATGAATATTGAAGCTAAAAAAGATGTAAATATAAGTGCAGCTGATATTAATAGCACGGTTTATACTGATACAAGCTCTAAAGAGCAAAGCGGTTCTAGCATTTTCTTAAGACAAAGAGTAAAAGCAACTAGTGCAATTGCTTCAGCAATCAATCAAGCAGCGCAAAATGTTTATGCAGAACAAGCAAATAAAGGTGTAAATGGTGCAATTGCAGCAGCTCAAGCTGTGGCAAATAGTATTAATATTGCTACTAATAAATTAGCAGGAATAACTTCTATGCAAAGTGTTGGAATTTCACATTCAAATAGTGAAAGTAAAAATACAAGCGATAATATAAATAAAATTAATGCTAATAATATAAATATCACTAGCACAAAAGGAGATATTACGCTTAATGGTTATGAACTTGCTGCAAATGATAGTGTTAAAATTAACGCTAAAAAAGACTTTAATCTTAATGCGGTAAAAAATACAGAAGATAGCAAATCATCAAATTTCACCTTACTTGCAAGTGTAACTGAAAATGTGGGTATTGATGTTAAAAACGGTGCTTCATTATCAGGCGGACTTGATGGATATGCTGAAGGTTCGTATAAAAGTACTCAAGCTACAAATTATAAAAATTCAAGCATTAATGCAAAAAATAATTTTACGCTTACAACAGGCAATGATGCAAATTTAGATGGAGCAAATATTAGCGCAAAAAGTGCTGATTTAAATGTAGCAAATGATTTAAATATAAATTCTAAGGTTGATACTCTTAAATCTAATTCTTATTTTGCAATGCTTGATGCAAGTGCTTCTGCAGGGCTTTCTAGTTCACACATTGTTGCAGGAGATGCTTCAGGCGGTATTGGATTTGGTTATGCAAAAACCGATAATAAAGAAGTTAAAAATCAAAGTTCAATCAGCGTAAGAGACGAGCTTAATGCTAATATTAATAAAGATTTAAATCTAAATGCAGCAGTTTTAAACTCAAATACTCAAGAAGGTAAAATAAATATAGCAGGTAAGCTAAATAATAACGATTTAGATTTATACAAAAAAAGCGATGGTGCTAAGGTTATTATTAATGCTGGACAAGATGGAAGCTTTGGTGGCACAATACAAATTAATGACCACATTGAAAGTGATACAAAATTAAATTCAGCAATCAATGTAAAAACTAATACCAATACAGATATTAGCACAAATACACACAATACTAGCACTACAACTGATAAATCTTGGGCTGGTGGAAGTATTAATTTAAATACAGCTATTTCAAAAGTAAAAGATGGAATTTCAAAACTTAAGGATGGCTATAACGCATTAACAGGTAAAACAGGAAGCTATGATGTTAGCAAAGAAATTCCTGTTCATATTAATGAAGAAACAAATGACACTAGATTATGAGAAAAACACTTATTTTATTTATTCTTGCTGGGCTTTTAAATGCTCAGCAAGATAATATGTTTGATATATTAAATAAACAAGAGCAAAGATATTTAATAAAGCAAGAAATAAATGAATTAAAAAATAAAAAAATAATAAAAGAAGAAGTTTTAAAACAAGAGCAAATCAAAGAAGATAAGGTCTTTTTCTTTAAAAAAACCTTTGCTATTAATGAAGATTCTTTGGCTAAGGATTTAAATAAATATTTAAAAAAATACGATAATTCCTTTTTAACTTATAATTTAATTTTTGAACTTATCAAAGACGCAAATAATTATATTATTAAAAAAGGTTTTAGCAATTCAATAGTTGATATTGCTGAATTTTCAAATCAAGAGCTAAAACTCGTTATTCGTTATGCTTACATAAATGATATTTATTTAAATGAAAAAAAATATCCCCTACAAATTAAACTTGCAAGTCCTTTAGCTAAAAATGATATTTTTAATATTTATGATTTTGATACAGCAATAGAAAATCTAAAAAACGGCACAAAGGAATTTTCTTCAAGTATAAAAGCAAGTTCTAAAGATGGATATTCAGATATTTTTATTACAAGAAAGATTAAAAAACTTGCCTTTATTGCTTCTTTAGACAATAGTGCAGATAAAAATACAGGAGAATATAAAGCAAATACTCATTTAATTATCAACAACCCCTTTAATTTAAACGATACTTTAAGGTTTTCCTTTATAAAAACTTTGCTTAAAAAAAGCAGCGACAAAGCAAATTTATATGTTGCAGGTTATAATATTGCTTTGCAAAATTATAAATTATCTTATTCTTTGCAATATAGCGATAATAAAAATATGCTTAATGATGATTT
It encodes the following:
- a CDS encoding ShlB/FhaC/HecB family hemolysin secretion/activation protein, translating into MRKTLILFILAGLLNAQQDNMFDILNKQEQRYLIKQEINELKNKKIIKEEVLKQEQIKEDKVFFFKKTFAINEDSLAKDLNKYLKKYDNSFLTYNLIFELIKDANNYIIKKGFSNSIVDIAEFSNQELKLVIRYAYINDIYLNEKKYPLQIKLASPLAKNDIFNIYDFDTAIENLKNGTKEFSSSIKASSKDGYSDIFITRKIKKLAFIASLDNSADKNTGEYKANTHLIINNPFNLNDTLRFSFIKTLLKKSSDKANLYVAGYNIALQNYKLSYSLQYSDNKNMLNDDLANKSKSLKHKISLSRIIYRNNIDKLSAYVDLNLKDNTNKINDIKLELSSKKYSNIATGINYSSIIFNGYLFFNLEYQKGLAIFGAKKDYDSLYTSLFNKINTNISYQKNYFLSENNSLSFESNFYASYSKDSLLNADKMLVGDEYSVRGFKQSQAAWDLGFYHNNTVYLNSNYLFNNFLPFLGLDYAYGRDYYLDNNDFLVGLAFGFKYSIKNFSFDLTMSKALHKSYNMPKENMPIYLKFSANL